Part of the Desulfobacterales bacterium genome, ACCGAAAACGAAATCAAGGCCGCTTATCGAAAAAAGGCCATGGAATATCACCCGGACAGAAATCCGGGGGATAAGCCGGCTGAGGAAAAATTCAAGGAAGCGGCTGAGGCTTACGAAGTGCTGCGGGACGCACAGAAGAGAAGCATTTATGACCAATACGGGCACCAAGGGTTAGCGGGCACCGGATTTTCCGGCTTCGGCGGATTTGAAGATATATTCTCAAGTTTCGGGGATATTTTTGAGGATTTTTTCGGGTTTGGTTCCGGCAGACGCTCACAAGGCCGGGCCAGAAGAGGCTCAGATCTTCGCTATGACCTTACCTTGAGCTTTATGGATGCCGCCTTCGGGAAGGAGACCGAAATCACCGTCGAAAAGCTTCAGACCTGCCCCACTTGTCAGGGCAACGGATGCGAACCCGGCAGCCAACCCGAAATGTGCCAGTCCTGCGGCGGCTCCGGGCAGGTATCGCGCAGTCAGGGATTTTTCACGGTCCGCACAACCTGTCCGAATTGCAGAGGGATTGGACAAACCATTAAAACTCCCTGCCCGCAATGCCACGGAAATGGTCAGATTGTCATTAAGAAAAAAGTCCAGATTAAGATCCCGGCCGGAGTGGATACTGGTTCAAGGCTTCGCCTCAATGGTGAGGGAGAAAGCGGCAGCTTTAACGGCCCGACCGGAGATTTATATGTATTTATTCATGTGGAGCCTCACGAATTTTTTAAACGTCACAACACGGACATCCTTTGCTCAGTGCCGATCTCTTTTATTCAAGCGGCACTGGGCGCCCAGATAAAAGTGCCGACCCTTTCAGGCGAAACCGACTTCGACATTCCCAAAGGGACTCAACCCGGCGATATGTTCCGGCTTCGTGGCCTGGGAATTGCCTCTTTAAAAACGCAGGCCCGTGGGGATCAGATTGTTCAGGTGGACATTAAAACCCCCACCAATCTGAATAAAAAACAGGTTGAATTGCTCAAGGAGTTCGCCGCGCAAGAGGAAAATAAATTTTCAAAAAAGCTCAAAACGATTTTAAAAGGCGGTTCATCTCGCGCCGCTGGATAAAAAAGACACATGTCAAGCCCGCCTAATCCGGCAGAACCGGAAATTGGGCGGCCAAAGACATTCTCCAAACATGCCCGCATTTCGTGCAGGTTTCTGATAAAGGGGTTACCGAAAGGGTCTATCCGAACACTTCTTTAAGGATGGCAGTAAGATGTATGAATTGAAAGTGACAACCTATTTTGCCGCAGCCCATCAATTGCAAATGGTCGCAAAAAAATGCGAAAATCTGCATGGTCATAACTGGAAAATCGAAGTGTATGTGGCCGGAAATGAACTCAATGACGCCGGGGTTCTGATGGATTTTGGAGAAATTAAAACAGCCGTTCGGAGCATTATGAACGAACTGGACCACAAATACTTAAACGAGATAGAATCCTTTAAAGACAAAAACCCCTCCTCTGAAAACATTGCGCGCTACATTGCGCACACACTTCAGAACAAGATCGGCGCCGTCGGCATCAAGGTTTCCCGGGTAACCGCTTGGGAATCCGAAGACGCCGCAGCAACGTATATGCCGGTCTGATCGGCTGCCGGATGCAAAAGGATGCGATGCGAAATGTGTTATGGTCTCGTTAATTGCCCCCATCTTTCTATCAGTTCATCACGGGTAATAATGGCGCGAACGTCCGGCACATGTGCTTGAATATGACCCAGTCCGCCTTCTTGACGATCCACCAGCACCACGGCCCGAACCACCTCAAGCCCCTCGGATTGAGCCCGCTCTATCGCCTTGATGGTAGACCCGCCAGTAGTGGCGACATCGTCGATCACTACGACTTTTTGCCCCGGTGCGAGATCACCCTCAATCCATCGGGCGATTCCATGGTCCTTTTGCGCCTTGCGAATAGAAAACGCCTTGATGGGTTTGTGTTCCAGCCCTGAAACAAATGCGGTGGCCATGGCCACCGGGTCCGCGCCGAACGTAAGCCCGCCAACGCCGGCTACCTCGAGATCTTTAATGGCGCTAAACACCAGATGACCGATCAGGAACATTCCTCTAGGATCCATTGCGGTCGGTTTGCAATTCACATAAAACCGGCTCATTCTACCGGATACCAGCTTGAAAACCGGCTTTTCACTAAATTTAAATGATTTTCGGCAAAGCAAATCCAGTAATTCCTGTTTCAATAACCCGGTTTCCGACATGCCCATTACAAACCAATCTCCTGATATACAAGCTGTTCCAAAATATCCGCCCGGATCAAAATTGAAGAACCAGTTGATTTACCGGCCGTAATCATATAAAAAGCCCCCACCGAAATGGAAGAAGCCACTCTTTTGGTTTCAGTGGAGGCTTTGAGCAGGGAAAACCGGTAAAGGCACTCCCGAGTGCTCGACGCGTTTTTATTATCAGCAAACCCACTTAAGGTCAATATATAACCCGAAACGCACACGGGCAGCCGATTGGCGCCTTGGCGGAAACCGCATTTGATGCCCGATTGAATTTGAACCTGATCATCGGAAGCCCAATGACCGTTCAGACGGCAAACCCGTCCGATGGCATAGGATATGTTTCAAGACGGCTAATTTTTCTATCCCGGGGACGGAAAGTGTGGGGAAAATGACCGACGCCAAAAAAGACCCCATCATTCGTATGTTTCATGTTTCTAAAACTTACGCCGCCAAAAAGGCATTGATAGATATCAGCCTGGACGTATATAAAAATGATTTTATTTTTATCAGCGGCCCCAGCGGTGCCGGAAAGACGACGCTGTTAAAGATCTTGTATCTGGGAGAGACAGCCTCAGGGGGCCAAGTGATCGTAGACGGCATGAATCTGGCCCGAATAACCAAAAAACGAATACCTTATCTTCGCCGTTTATTCGGTATCATCTTTCAAGACTATAAGCTTATTCCAACAAAGACCGTTTTTGAAAATGTCGCGCTCGTACTGGAAGCCTTGGGCACGGACCAGCGAAACATTGCCAAGAAAGTTCACCACGTGCTGAGAAATGTCGGCATGGAAGACAGGCGAAACGCCTTTCCGCCCAGCCTGTCCGGCGGAGAGCAACAACGCGTGGCGGTCGCCCGAGCCGTTGTCGGCAACCCGAAAATCATTCTGGCCGATGAACCCACCGGCAGTCTGGACTCTGAATCGGCGGCAATCATTTTTGATCTGCTGCAACAATTTCATATTCGCGGCGGCACCTTGATGGTTGCCACACACGATGTGGCGTTGCTCCAAAAACCGGGCCAACGAATTATCCATCTGAAAGCAGGAATGCTTTTGCAAGAATAGTCAGTGGAATGATTTCCCATGAATCTGCTGTTAAGCCGTGCGTTACAAGATATTATAAGAAACCGGTGGCTTAATACCATTGCCGTCGTCACCATCGCCTTGTCCGTGCTCATTGTCAGCGCTTTTGGCCTGTTTTTTATCAACGCTGAAGAGGTCATTCGATCCTGGGAAAAGGGGGTGCGCATGATGGTCTACCTGAAACCGGGCACGGAAGAGCAGATACGCAAAGACATCGAAGAAAAACTTCTTCAACTTGATGGCGTATCGGAAGTCCTCTTTATTTCAAAGCAAGAAGCCCTTGATTCTCTTAAGGTCCAAATGCAGCGCCAAAAGTCTCTTCTGGAGGGGCTTCGGGAAAATCCCCTGCCGGAAGCATTTGAAATTCGTCTCGCCACCGTCACTCAAAACGAACGGAACATTGAAACCCTGGCCACTCGAATTGAAACTTTTTCCGCTGTGGACGAGGTGGAATACGGACAGCAGTGGATGGAAAAAGCGATTTATTTCTTCCAACTTTTTCGGCTGGCCGGATTTGCCATGGGAACGCTTTTCTTCATGGCGGCCGTATCCATTGTCGCCAATACGATTCGATTGCTGTTATATTCCCGGCAAACGGAAATAGAAATCATGCGAATCGTGGGAGCGACAGATCGTTTCATCAAGTCTCCGTTTTATATTGAAGGCATGCTTCAAGGCATTATGGGTGCTGCGATAGGGCTATCGTTGCTGGCTTTGGTTTATTTTCTGGCGTCTTCCAATATGCAGCAAGGGTTATCCACATTTTTTTTCCATATTCGTTTTTTTTCCGTAGTCACACTGCTGGAAATTCTTGCCTGCAGCATGCTGGTCGGATGGATCGGATGTTATCTGTCATTAAAACAGTTTCTAAAATAGGTGCCGTTGCTCTTCTCGTATTTGTATTCATCGGTCGGCCGCCGGCCGTTTTTGCCGAAGAGGCCGACGCGTTATCACAAAAAGCAAGAAACCTCGATACCCAGCTTAAAAAAAAGCAATCGGAAGCAACCGCATTTACCCGCCGGGAGACCGAACTCATCGACAATCTGAATAAAATCGATTCAAACCTGAACAACCTGGAAAAAAAAGCCGCGACCCTCGAAAAAAAACAGGCCATTCTGGCAGCGGCGCTAAAAGAAAATGAGGCCGTCGCAGACGCCCTTGAATCCGAGGTGGCCAATCTTGAGACCTATGCTTCCAAGCGCCTCGTCGCATTATACAAACTTAGCCGCCTGGGAAGCCTGCCCCTATTAGCCTCGGCCGAATCGCTGTTTGAACTTTTAGCGAAGAAAAAAAGCATTCAAATCCTATTGGCCTATGATGAGTCGGTTTGGAAAACACTCTCCAATAAAAAAATAGCGCTGGCCGGGGTACGCGAAGCGCTGGTAAGTCAAAGACAAACCCATAAGCAACAGGAGGCTGAATTAGAAGAACAAATGAAACGACTTACCCGGCACCGAACCGAACGCGAACATCTGCTGACGCAAATAAAAGAAAAAAAATCGCTGGCCATGGCGGCCATTACCGCATTGAAAACGGCAGCCCGGGAACTGGAAGATCAAATTAATGCCGCCGCATTAAATCAAAAACCCGAACTCGCAACCGTAAGGCCCTTTGAATCACTTAAGGGGTTGCTAAAGATGCCGGTCAAAGGTACAATCGTCCAATTTTTCGGGCCATATACACTCTCTCCGCTAAACGTAACCGGCTTTCGAAGCGGGATCGATATTCAGGCTGAGAAGGGGGAGCCGATTCAGGCGGTAAACCATGGAAAAACTCTTTACGCCGGGTGGTTTAAGGGATATGGGAACATGGTTATCCTGGATCATGGGAACAACTACTGTACAGTTTATGCGCATGCCCAGGAAATTTTCAAACAAAAAGGCGACAGAGTTGCCGCCGGCGAAGTGATTGCAACCGTTGGCGACACCGGATCTCTTCAGGGTTCGACCGTTCATTTTGAAATCAGACATCACGGAAAACCGGTTGACCCGCTCAAATGGATAGAGGAAAGGAGTCGAAAGACATATGATAAAACTGCGAATCGGTAAACTCTGGTGGGTGATGGTCATCGCCGTCATTCTATGGACCATCGGAACCGGATTTCATGAAAATCTTTCCGCAGATAACGAGGCCGCCTATAAAAGCCTAAAAACCCTGACCGACGTCCTTGATTTTATCGAAAGAGAATATGTCGATAAGGTCGACACCAAGGATTTGATTGAAAAGGCCATTCAGGGAATGGTGCAAAGCCTTGATCCGCATTCCGCATTTTTACCGCCGGAAGCCTTTGAAGAGCTTCAGGTCGACACACAGGGAGAATTCGGTGGTATCGGCATTGAGATTACCATGCAAAAAGGAATTCTTACGGTGATATCCCCCATCGAAGGAACCCCCGCCTATGAAGCCGGTATTAAAGCCGGAGACCACATCATCAAAGTCGATGGGGTGTCCACTCAGGACATGATGCTTTGGGAGGCGGTCAAAAAAATGAGGGGGCCGAAAGGATCTCCGGTGGTCATCACCGTCTTTCGAAAAGAAGAACCGGAACCCATTGAGTTTAAACTTATTCGTGCCATCATTCCCATCGACAGCGTTCGCTTCATGCCGCTTAAACCCGGATATGGCTATATCTGGGTAACCGGTTTTCGACAAAACACAGCCGATGAACTGGAAAAAGCACTCCAGTCTCTTGAAGCCGCGGGCAGCCCATTAAAAGGCCTGGTGCTCGATCTGCGCTATAACCCGGGCGGTCTTCTGGATCAATCCGTTAAGGTGGCGGATATTTTTCTTGAAAAGGGCGTCATAGTCTCAATTAAAGGCCGAACCAAATCTATTCAGGAATTTAAGGCACACACCGATAACATCAGCCGAAAGTTCCCCATCGTGGTACTTGTTAACGGCGGCAGCGCCAGCGCCTCAGAGATTGTCGCCGGTGCGCTGCAGGACCAGAAGCGGGCCCTGATTTTAGGAACCCCCTCTTTTGGCAAAGGCTCGGTCCAGACCGTCGAAAGGTTGCCGGATGGTTACGGATTGAAATTGACCATTGCGCTCTACTATACGCCCAGCGGCCGCGCCATTCAGGCGGAAGGCATTAAGCCGGATATCGTGGTCGACCAAGAGATTCTCAATCAGAAAGAGACACCCGATACGCCGCGCATGACCGTAAAAGAAAAGGATTTAAAGAATCATCTGGAACCAGAATCGATGGAGCCGGAAACAAAAGAAAGCCCTGAAATTCAGGAACCGGAATCAACACCCGATAAACCCTCCCGCAAGCTCGGGCCCCTTCGGCTTGACTCACTGGAAGATGACCTTCAGGTCATGCGCGCCCTTGATATTCTAATCAGCTATAACGTGTTTAAAGGGATGAACGGATAAACGAAGCGGATTAGAGAATCAGCGCCGAATGCCAAAAAAAGCGTCCAGAAAAAAAACAACCCGAAAAGGACGGGTTCGCCCCAAAAAGGCCGGCTCGTCCTTTTCTTTCAAGCGGGGCATTTGGGCGATGGTCATTCTTATCCTGCTTGTTACCGCCGGCGCCATTTTATCGCGATTTCTGATACCGCGCAGGGTTCCCCCCGTTCAACCGCCGATACCAAAGCCCGCTGCACCGATCCTTCGTTACGAGATCTTCCCCGAGGAAAAACCGATTCCAATTGAACCGCCCCCCATACCGCCCTTGCCGATACCCGAAAAATTGCCGAAAGTTGCTATTATTATAGATGATATGGGGTATGACCGGAACATGGCGAAAAAATTCCTTGAACTGGACGCGGTGATAACCTACGCCATTCTTCCCTTTAGTCCCCATCAGGGTGAACTCTCGGCGGCAGCTCGGCAAAAGGGGCTTGAGACCTTGCTGCATCTGCCCATGGAGCCGATTGAATACCCGACGATCAAGCCCGGGCCCGGCGCACTGCTGACCACCATGACACCGGATGAATTAATCAACCAGTTGAAAAAAAACCTTCGGTCCGTCCCAGGGGTAAAAGGCGTCAATAACCATATGGGCTCCAGAATGACGGAGGTTTCCGCACAATTGTACCAGATATTCAGTTTGCTTAAAAAAGAGGGATTCTTCTTTATCGACAGCCGGACCACGCCGGCGAGCCTGTGCCGGCCCTCCGCCCGCTTGCTGCGCCTTCCCTTTGCGGAGCGGAATATTTTTCTGGATCATGTACAAACAGAGGAAAGCGTCAAAAAACAGATTCGCCGGCTGGTAACTATCGCCATTCAAAAAGGAGAAGCCGTCGGAATCGGCCATCCACACAAGGCCACCTATCGCATGCTTCGGGAACTGCTGCCTGAAATTCAAAAAAAGGTGAAACTGGTTCCGGCTTCAGAAGTGGTCCATCTGGTGGGATAACCGGGTATTACCGATAGTCGACGGTCGACGGCCAAGAATTGAAGCCTTTTATTGCCTTGGCTTGGATTACGGTAAAAAAAGGTTATGCCACACTATCCGGCAAACCATTGTATTCGAATCGCCTAAAGCGCCGTGATTGGATTCAAACATATTATAATGTTTTTCGGGCGGTTATTTGTTTTTCTGTTTATCACGATAATTGCGGTATTAAACAGATAGAAGACGGCTTTTGGAATCGAATTGATTGCGCAAGTTATACTGAATTTCTGTAGATAAACAGGAAGCAATTAATCCCTTGTTATACAATCTTAAAGCAGGTGGACGATATGAGTATTTCTGCTACGCACCAATCAGCAATCAGCGATCTTGTCCAAAATCAAAGAAAATTTTTTCAATCGGGCAGGTCGAGAGATATTGATTTCCGCATCAGGCAGCTCAAAACCCTGAAATCTGCGATCATTGATAATGAAGCGGAAATTCTTGAGGCCTGCAGGTCGGACATGAATAAGCCTCCGATGGAAGCTTACACGAGCGAGCGGGGAATGGTTTTAAATGAAATTGATCACGCGGCAAGAAATCTGAAGTCATGGGCTAAACCCAGAAAAGCGAAGACCCCCTTACTACACACCCGATTCTTTGGTCTCGCGCAGCATTTCCTGGCCTCCAGCTATATCTATTCGGAACCTTACGGCGTTGTTTTGGTTATCGGCCCCTGGAATTATCCATTCCAACTGACGTTGTCGCCTCTGGTCGGAGCGATAGCAGCCGGGAATTGTACAATATTGAAGCCTTCGGAAATTGCCCCTAGTTCATCGGGTGTCATAGCAAAAATTGTCCGAGACATTTTTGATCCCGGGTTTGTTGCCGCAACCGAGGGAGATGCGGGAACTGGACAAAAACTTCTCTCGGAAAAGTTCGACTACATTTTTTTTACCGGCGGCACAAGGGTCGGCACTATTGTCATGGAGGCGGCGGCAAAGCAGCTTACGCCGGTTACTCTTGAGCTGGGCGGGAAAAACCCCTGCATCGTTGATCATGATGTTCATGTTGGACATACTGCAAAAAGAATAGTTTGGGGTAAGTTTTTCAATGCAGGCCAGACTTGCATGACAACGGATTACCTTCTGGTTGACAGGGCTATAAAGAAGGAACTCCTGGCAAGCATCGAAGCAAC contains:
- the dnaJ gene encoding molecular chaperone DnaJ; the encoded protein is MTTKRDYYEILGISRNATENEIKAAYRKKAMEYHPDRNPGDKPAEEKFKEAAEAYEVLRDAQKRSIYDQYGHQGLAGTGFSGFGGFEDIFSSFGDIFEDFFGFGSGRRSQGRARRGSDLRYDLTLSFMDAAFGKETEITVEKLQTCPTCQGNGCEPGSQPEMCQSCGGSGQVSRSQGFFTVRTTCPNCRGIGQTIKTPCPQCHGNGQIVIKKKVQIKIPAGVDTGSRLRLNGEGESGSFNGPTGDLYVFIHVEPHEFFKRHNTDILCSVPISFIQAALGAQIKVPTLSGETDFDIPKGTQPGDMFRLRGLGIASLKTQARGDQIVQVDIKTPTNLNKKQVELLKEFAAQEENKFSKKLKTILKGGSSRAAG
- the queD gene encoding 6-carboxytetrahydropterin synthase QueD; translated protein: MYELKVTTYFAAAHQLQMVAKKCENLHGHNWKIEVYVAGNELNDAGVLMDFGEIKTAVRSIMNELDHKYLNEIESFKDKNPSSENIARYIAHTLQNKIGAVGIKVSRVTAWESEDAAATYMPV
- the pyrE gene encoding orotate phosphoribosyltransferase; translated protein: MGMSETGLLKQELLDLLCRKSFKFSEKPVFKLVSGRMSRFYVNCKPTAMDPRGMFLIGHLVFSAIKDLEVAGVGGLTFGADPVAMATAFVSGLEHKPIKAFSIRKAQKDHGIARWIEGDLAPGQKVVVIDDVATTGGSTIKAIERAQSEGLEVVRAVVLVDRQEGGLGHIQAHVPDVRAIITRDELIERWGQLTRP
- the ftsE gene encoding cell division ATP-binding protein FtsE, yielding MTDAKKDPIIRMFHVSKTYAAKKALIDISLDVYKNDFIFISGPSGAGKTTLLKILYLGETASGGQVIVDGMNLARITKKRIPYLRRLFGIIFQDYKLIPTKTVFENVALVLEALGTDQRNIAKKVHHVLRNVGMEDRRNAFPPSLSGGEQQRVAVARAVVGNPKIILADEPTGSLDSESAAIIFDLLQQFHIRGGTLMVATHDVALLQKPGQRIIHLKAGMLLQE
- the ftsX gene encoding permease-like cell division protein FtsX, producing the protein MNLLLSRALQDIIRNRWLNTIAVVTIALSVLIVSAFGLFFINAEEVIRSWEKGVRMMVYLKPGTEEQIRKDIEEKLLQLDGVSEVLFISKQEALDSLKVQMQRQKSLLEGLRENPLPEAFEIRLATVTQNERNIETLATRIETFSAVDEVEYGQQWMEKAIYFFQLFRLAGFAMGTLFFMAAVSIVANTIRLLLYSRQTEIEIMRIVGATDRFIKSPFYIEGMLQGIMGAAIGLSLLALVYFLASSNMQQGLSTFFFHIRFFSVVTLLEILACSMLVGWIGCYLSLKQFLK
- a CDS encoding peptidoglycan DD-metalloendopeptidase family protein codes for the protein MLSVIKTVSKIGAVALLVFVFIGRPPAVFAEEADALSQKARNLDTQLKKKQSEATAFTRRETELIDNLNKIDSNLNNLEKKAATLEKKQAILAAALKENEAVADALESEVANLETYASKRLVALYKLSRLGSLPLLASAESLFELLAKKKSIQILLAYDESVWKTLSNKKIALAGVREALVSQRQTHKQQEAELEEQMKRLTRHRTEREHLLTQIKEKKSLAMAAITALKTAARELEDQINAAALNQKPELATVRPFESLKGLLKMPVKGTIVQFFGPYTLSPLNVTGFRSGIDIQAEKGEPIQAVNHGKTLYAGWFKGYGNMVILDHGNNYCTVYAHAQEIFKQKGDRVAAGEVIATVGDTGSLQGSTVHFEIRHHGKPVDPLKWIEERSRKTYDKTANR
- a CDS encoding S41 family peptidase, which produces MIKLRIGKLWWVMVIAVILWTIGTGFHENLSADNEAAYKSLKTLTDVLDFIEREYVDKVDTKDLIEKAIQGMVQSLDPHSAFLPPEAFEELQVDTQGEFGGIGIEITMQKGILTVISPIEGTPAYEAGIKAGDHIIKVDGVSTQDMMLWEAVKKMRGPKGSPVVITVFRKEEPEPIEFKLIRAIIPIDSVRFMPLKPGYGYIWVTGFRQNTADELEKALQSLEAAGSPLKGLVLDLRYNPGGLLDQSVKVADIFLEKGVIVSIKGRTKSIQEFKAHTDNISRKFPIVVLVNGGSASASEIVAGALQDQKRALILGTPSFGKGSVQTVERLPDGYGLKLTIALYYTPSGRAIQAEGIKPDIVVDQEILNQKETPDTPRMTVKEKDLKNHLEPESMEPETKESPEIQEPESTPDKPSRKLGPLRLDSLEDDLQVMRALDILISYNVFKGMNG
- a CDS encoding divergent polysaccharide deacetylase family protein encodes the protein MPKKASRKKTTRKGRVRPKKAGSSFSFKRGIWAMVILILLVTAGAILSRFLIPRRVPPVQPPIPKPAAPILRYEIFPEEKPIPIEPPPIPPLPIPEKLPKVAIIIDDMGYDRNMAKKFLELDAVITYAILPFSPHQGELSAAARQKGLETLLHLPMEPIEYPTIKPGPGALLTTMTPDELINQLKKNLRSVPGVKGVNNHMGSRMTEVSAQLYQIFSLLKKEGFFFIDSRTTPASLCRPSARLLRLPFAERNIFLDHVQTEESVKKQIRRLVTIAIQKGEAVGIGHPHKATYRMLRELLPEIQKKVKLVPASEVVHLVG
- a CDS encoding aldehyde dehydrogenase; translation: MSISATHQSAISDLVQNQRKFFQSGRSRDIDFRIRQLKTLKSAIIDNEAEILEACRSDMNKPPMEAYTSERGMVLNEIDHAARNLKSWAKPRKAKTPLLHTRFFGLAQHFLASSYIYSEPYGVVLVIGPWNYPFQLTLSPLVGAIAAGNCTILKPSEIAPSSSGVIAKIVRDIFDPGFVAATEGDAGTGQKLLSEKFDYIFFTGGTRVGTIVMEAAAKQLTPVTLELGGKNPCIVDHDVHVGHTAKRIVWGKFFNAGQTCMTTDYLLVDRAIKKELLASIEATIKEFYGDAPSKSPDYGRIINAHHFTRLSRLLKEGEIVIGGETNPANLYIAPTVIDNVSPEHATMKEEIFGPILPVLEYEKLDDAISFVNERPKPVALFFFSRDKTKQEKVLRETSSGGGCINETFVHAINFSLPFGGVGASGIGKYHGKFSYDTFSNKKGVMKKSFLFDFALRYPPYGDKFRKSKRFL